Proteins encoded together in one Thermophilibacter immobilis window:
- a CDS encoding ATP-binding cassette domain-containing protein has product MSADKGADFALVGVGKAYGSVCVLAGASATFTGGRAHVICGPSGAGKTTLLRLLLGLEAPDAGSVARPRGARLAATFQEDRLCDNLTATANVRLPHAHLRGDQKASFLARERQALESVGLTVDARPVRELSGGQRRRVALLRCVLADADALFLDEPLRGMDEATVERTMAYVAPLLAGRSVFWVTHDERERRWLSGCEDWRVEEGLVRRA; this is encoded by the coding sequence ATGAGCGCCGACAAGGGCGCGGACTTCGCGCTCGTGGGCGTCGGCAAGGCCTACGGGAGCGTCTGCGTGCTCGCCGGGGCGTCCGCGACGTTTACGGGAGGTCGCGCGCACGTGATCTGCGGCCCCTCGGGCGCGGGCAAGACCACGCTCCTGCGCCTGCTCCTGGGGCTCGAGGCACCCGACGCGGGCTCGGTGGCGCGCCCTCGCGGCGCGCGCCTGGCGGCGACCTTCCAGGAGGATCGCCTCTGCGACAACCTCACGGCCACGGCCAACGTGCGCCTGCCCCACGCCCACCTGCGCGGTGACCAGAAGGCCTCGTTTCTGGCGCGCGAGCGTCAGGCGCTGGAGTCGGTGGGCCTGACCGTGGACGCGCGTCCCGTCCGCGAGCTCTCCGGGGGCCAGCGTCGTCGCGTGGCCCTTCTGCGCTGCGTGCTCGCGGACGCGGACGCGCTCTTCCTCGACGAGCCCCTCAGGGGAATGGACGAGGCCACGGTCGAGCGGACCATGGCGTACGTGGCTCCGCTTCTGGCCGGAAGGAGCGTCTTCTGGGTCACCCACGACGAGCGCGAGCGGCGCTGGCTCAGCGGCTGCGAGGACTGGCGCGTGGAGGAGGGGCTCGTTCGGCGCGCGTAG
- the coaE gene encoding dephospho-CoA kinase (Dephospho-CoA kinase (CoaE) performs the final step in coenzyme A biosynthesis.): protein MYTVFLAGGIASGKSTVARELERLGAWRVDLDQISRAVLEPGSACLAEVSAAFGDDLVDARTGALDRALLARRAFSDAASTALLEAIELPYIKGALVRTLAGECCALSKPAVCVVEVPLLDRMEPLFDLADEILVVTCPVEVRRERASGRGMDAADFDRRRASQPTDDYLRAHADRVLENAGDEKDLMTAVRSWWNTHGWS, encoded by the coding sequence GTGTACACCGTCTTTCTCGCCGGGGGCATCGCCTCGGGCAAGTCAACCGTCGCCCGCGAGCTCGAGCGCCTGGGAGCCTGGCGCGTCGACCTCGACCAGATCTCGCGGGCCGTCCTCGAGCCGGGCTCGGCCTGTCTCGCCGAGGTGTCCGCCGCCTTTGGCGACGACCTCGTGGACGCGCGGACCGGGGCGCTCGACCGCGCGCTTCTCGCCCGCAGGGCCTTCTCCGACGCTGCGTCAACGGCGCTTCTGGAGGCAATCGAGCTCCCCTACATCAAGGGCGCGCTCGTCCGCACGCTCGCGGGCGAGTGCTGCGCCCTGTCCAAGCCGGCCGTGTGCGTCGTGGAGGTCCCCCTGCTCGACCGCATGGAGCCCCTGTTCGACCTCGCCGACGAGATCCTCGTCGTGACCTGCCCCGTCGAGGTGCGTCGCGAGCGCGCCTCTGGTCGCGGCATGGACGCGGCCGACTTCGACCGGCGTCGCGCCTCCCAGCCCACCGACGACTACCTACGGGCCCATGCCGACCGCGTGCTTGAGAACGCGGGGGACGAGAAGGACCTCATGACGGCGGTGCGCAGCTGGTGGAACACGCATGGCTGGTCGTAG
- a CDS encoding lytic transglycosylase domain-containing protein, translating to MAGRRRTRGRVARPVRLWRWFRVLPVAALVLTLAVCGTLATFSTTLLRPVFYPVEHAEAIVAASERHGVDPALTCAVIKCESSWDAEALSSAGAVGLMQLMPQTARDLAEMGLVDPGAYDPADLTNAETNIEYGCAYLGYLQGQLSSLDEIVAAYNAGLGSVQGWILSGGSIPDGIEYAETRAYLERVRLAYEGYQRSYPAGIAVAATA from the coding sequence ATGGCTGGTCGTAGGCGCACTCGGGGGCGCGTCGCGCGCCCCGTCCGCCTCTGGCGGTGGTTTCGTGTGTTGCCCGTGGCTGCGCTCGTCCTGACGCTCGCCGTGTGCGGGACGCTCGCGACGTTCTCCACGACGCTTCTGCGCCCGGTCTTCTATCCGGTCGAGCATGCCGAGGCAATCGTCGCGGCCTCCGAGCGCCATGGCGTGGATCCCGCGCTGACCTGCGCGGTCATCAAGTGCGAGTCCAGCTGGGACGCGGAGGCGCTCTCCTCGGCGGGCGCCGTGGGCCTCATGCAGCTCATGCCCCAGACCGCGCGCGACCTCGCCGAGATGGGCCTCGTGGATCCGGGGGCCTACGATCCGGCAGACCTCACAAACGCCGAGACCAACATCGAGTACGGTTGCGCCTACCTGGGCTATCTCCAGGGGCAGCTCTCCTCCCTCGACGAGATCGTGGCGGCCTACAACGCGGGCCTCGGGTCCGTCCAGGGCTGGATCTTAAGCGGCGGCTCCATTCCGGACGGCATCGAGTACGCCGAGACCCGCGCCTACCTCGAGCGGGTTCGCCTGGCCTACGAGGGCTACCAGCGGAGCTACCCAGCGGGCATCGCGGTAGCTGCGACGGCGTAG
- a CDS encoding tetratricopeptide repeat protein, whose amino-acid sequence MAHRKKSKISPRDAAVLSAVVAVFCLIVTFSSRGNVRLFTQGLVASIAAGGCALHFGTLWQREEGGRKQAAGATGIVTQKASASLDGLLLRSDDVILTLRDLVSHGQEEPNADYGLLPALLVRAGLMDWEGAPAVGTSRLRRNGRWWLAPRTATELTDADYDRLISIEAALNVYEDLASRPALPQGGSEGSVAQILSTVADLEPLAHPGEQALGYFPDSAEKGGEWDCRVRFSSFVENVPTPFRSVADFRANVAAGALYVETLVPRPSCLALAAVLDPRGQARLARAYALRTALLLGRGALASSSALAHVVVNCREKTNADVLLSLDLTREALERLRAASRGPHALDGGLPADPALRWAAAEDGWLTGVEPFCLLDDEALNPPERHREVELDDSPCPDPLARATGAREMSDLGIMEKAGRVSSWNALVVELGDTTQGAVSRLVGLRDRTADLSVAEACTRTSRALVDGTLDVTNKPALAKLFVDGGTLGAAARHVREVLDTTPAPDELEAALGALDLALSPITQMGLYLDDHDSVYRYFNSVSERISYNRTCDDQGRRVRLVPDEYYGAHSIAARGLSVLNRADEALAHTDELMRVAPMTPDAALAKVRCLEDQSRIFEAVDLLKGAIERSSTARDMAICFYRLAYMEWKLGRSDLAVACYQRSLTLHAEMAEQTRRELADMLEADRNLRVLADDQVLPTLEAGGIPTGDLGQIRQRTLDALIACTDAEVFSVARPLTGALLDIGRDDVLVDVYHSLARPQR is encoded by the coding sequence GTGGCGCACCGCAAGAAATCGAAGATATCCCCCAGAGACGCCGCGGTCCTGAGCGCGGTCGTGGCCGTCTTCTGCCTGATCGTCACCTTCTCCTCGCGGGGCAACGTCCGCCTGTTCACGCAGGGGCTCGTGGCGTCCATCGCGGCCGGCGGGTGCGCCCTGCACTTTGGCACCCTGTGGCAACGGGAGGAAGGGGGCCGAAAGCAGGCGGCTGGTGCGACCGGAATCGTGACGCAGAAGGCGTCCGCCAGCCTGGACGGCCTCCTGCTGCGCAGCGACGACGTCATCTTGACCCTACGCGACCTCGTCTCGCACGGGCAGGAGGAGCCGAACGCCGACTACGGACTGCTGCCCGCCCTGCTCGTGCGCGCGGGCCTCATGGACTGGGAGGGCGCCCCCGCCGTGGGCACCAGCAGGCTCAGGCGAAACGGGCGCTGGTGGCTCGCCCCGCGCACGGCCACCGAGCTCACAGACGCCGACTACGACCGCCTGATCAGCATAGAGGCAGCCCTCAACGTGTACGAGGACCTCGCCTCGCGGCCCGCCTTGCCCCAGGGGGGCTCCGAGGGGAGCGTGGCCCAGATCCTCTCCACCGTGGCCGACCTCGAGCCCCTCGCCCACCCTGGCGAGCAGGCCCTCGGGTACTTCCCCGACAGCGCCGAGAAGGGCGGCGAGTGGGACTGCCGCGTGCGCTTCTCCAGCTTCGTCGAGAACGTCCCCACGCCGTTTCGCAGCGTCGCGGACTTCAGGGCCAACGTCGCGGCGGGGGCCCTCTACGTCGAGACGCTCGTGCCGCGTCCCTCCTGCCTGGCCCTTGCGGCCGTCCTTGACCCGCGCGGTCAGGCGCGCTTGGCGCGCGCCTACGCGCTGAGGACCGCACTGCTCCTGGGACGCGGAGCCCTCGCGTCCTCGAGCGCGCTCGCGCACGTCGTGGTCAACTGCCGAGAGAAGACCAACGCCGACGTGCTCCTCTCGCTCGACCTCACGCGCGAGGCCCTCGAGCGGCTGCGCGCGGCGTCGCGCGGGCCCCACGCCCTCGACGGGGGACTGCCCGCCGACCCCGCCCTTCGCTGGGCTGCCGCCGAGGACGGCTGGCTCACCGGCGTCGAGCCCTTCTGCCTTCTGGACGACGAGGCCCTCAACCCGCCCGAGCGCCATCGCGAGGTCGAGCTCGATGACTCCCCCTGCCCGGACCCCCTCGCGCGCGCCACAGGCGCGCGCGAGATGAGCGACCTCGGCATCATGGAGAAGGCCGGGCGCGTAAGCTCCTGGAACGCCCTCGTCGTCGAGCTCGGCGACACGACCCAGGGCGCGGTCTCCCGGCTCGTCGGCCTGCGAGACCGCACGGCAGACCTCTCGGTGGCCGAGGCGTGCACGCGCACGAGCCGGGCGCTCGTGGACGGCACCCTCGACGTCACCAACAAGCCGGCGCTCGCCAAGCTCTTCGTGGACGGCGGCACCCTGGGCGCGGCCGCGCGCCACGTCCGAGAGGTACTCGACACGACCCCCGCCCCCGACGAGCTGGAGGCGGCCCTGGGCGCGCTCGACCTTGCCCTCTCCCCCATCACGCAGATGGGCCTCTACCTCGACGACCACGACTCGGTCTACCGCTACTTCAACTCGGTCTCCGAGCGCATCTCCTACAACCGCACCTGCGACGACCAGGGGCGTCGGGTACGACTCGTTCCCGACGAGTACTACGGCGCCCACTCGATCGCGGCGCGCGGCCTCAGCGTGCTCAACCGAGCGGACGAGGCGCTCGCCCACACCGACGAGCTCATGCGCGTGGCGCCCATGACGCCCGACGCCGCGCTTGCCAAGGTGCGCTGCCTTGAGGACCAGTCGCGCATCTTCGAGGCCGTTGACCTGCTCAAGGGGGCCATTGAACGCTCCTCGACGGCGCGCGACATGGCCATCTGCTTCTATCGCCTCGCGTACATGGAGTGGAAGCTCGGCAGGAGCGACCTCGCCGTGGCCTGCTACCAACGCTCGCTCACGCTGCACGCGGAGATGGCGGAGCAGACGCGCCGCGAACTCGCGGACATGCTCGAGGCGGACCGGAACCTCAGGGTCCTCGCCGACGACCAGGTCCTCCCCACCCTCGAGGCGGGGGGCATTCCCACGGGCGACCTCGGCCAGATCAGGCAGCGAACCCTTGACGCGCTCATCGCCTGCACGGACGCCGAGGTCTTCTCGGTGGCGCGGCCCCTCACGGGCGCGCTGCTTGACATCGGTCGCGACGACGTTCTCGTGGACGTCTACCACTCGCTCGCCCGCCCCCAGCGCTAG
- the uvrB gene encoding excinuclease ABC subunit UvrB: MPVAHTTPEPQDQERFGAELVRFGVEQGTEALRVVSPFEPAGDQPQAIDKLVHGIEEGLRYQTLMGVTGSGKTFTMAKTIERLNRPTLIMEPNKTLAAQVASEMRELFPQNAVVYFVSYYDYYQPEAYVPQTDTYIEKDSSINEEVEKLRHQATSSLLSRRDVIVVASVSCIYGIGSPQDYAGLAPSVDKKVPLERDELIHSLIEIQYDRNDYDLGRGTFRVRGDTVDVFPPYAENPLRISFFGDEVELIAEVDSLTGEVLREFDAIPIWPASHYVTERPKITHAIHTINEELEARVAELKANDMPLEAERLSQRTGYDLEMLETMGYCNGIENYSRHMDGRKPGEPPYTLIDYFPQDMLCIIDESHVTVPQIRGMHEGDRSRKVTLVDHGFRLPSALDNRPLRYDEFEARIPQFIYVSATPGDYEESVTQQEVEQIIRPTGLLDPKIEIRPVEGQIDDLIDRIRERTARGERVLVTTLTKRMAEDLTDHLLDAGIKVNYMHSDTATLDRVDIIRDLREGKIDVLVGINLLREGLDIPEVSLVAVLDADKEGFLRNRRSLIQTMGRAARNAQGEVIMYADSVTDSMRLAMDETMRRRQIQEAYNQEHGIVPRTIKKSITDVASFISDADRTLEGKTRDRHGTGSHGAFESLSDTDVAADAREVAVELAKLPSDEVHQVIDALEEEMAAASENMDYEAAARIRDQLVELKTQVEGGSAEEVIARLKTGARKGSAHATRRRYKPRKKH; the protein is encoded by the coding sequence ATGCCCGTCGCACACACGACGCCCGAACCGCAGGACCAGGAGCGCTTTGGCGCGGAGCTCGTGCGTTTCGGCGTCGAGCAGGGCACCGAGGCCCTCAGGGTCGTCTCGCCCTTCGAGCCCGCCGGCGACCAGCCCCAGGCCATAGACAAGCTCGTCCACGGCATAGAGGAGGGCCTGCGCTACCAGACGCTCATGGGCGTCACCGGCTCGGGCAAGACCTTCACCATGGCCAAGACCATCGAGCGCCTCAACCGCCCCACGCTCATCATGGAGCCCAACAAGACCCTCGCCGCGCAGGTGGCCTCCGAGATGCGCGAGCTCTTCCCCCAAAACGCCGTGGTCTACTTCGTCTCCTACTACGACTACTACCAGCCTGAGGCCTACGTCCCGCAGACGGACACCTACATCGAGAAGGACTCCTCCATCAACGAGGAGGTGGAGAAGCTGCGCCACCAGGCCACCTCGAGCCTTCTGTCTCGCAGGGACGTCATCGTGGTGGCGTCGGTCAGCTGCATCTATGGCATCGGCAGCCCCCAGGACTACGCGGGGCTGGCCCCCAGCGTGGACAAGAAGGTCCCGCTTGAGCGCGATGAGCTCATCCACAGCCTCATAGAGATCCAGTACGACCGCAATGACTACGACCTCGGCCGGGGCACCTTCCGCGTGCGCGGCGATACCGTGGACGTGTTTCCCCCGTACGCGGAGAACCCGCTGCGCATCTCCTTCTTCGGCGACGAGGTCGAGCTCATCGCCGAGGTGGACTCGCTCACCGGCGAGGTCCTACGCGAGTTCGACGCCATCCCCATCTGGCCGGCCTCGCACTACGTCACGGAGCGCCCCAAGATCACGCACGCAATCCACACCATCAACGAGGAGCTCGAGGCGCGCGTGGCCGAGCTCAAGGCCAACGACATGCCCCTGGAGGCCGAGCGCCTCTCCCAGCGCACGGGCTACGACCTCGAGATGCTCGAGACCATGGGCTACTGCAACGGCATCGAGAACTACTCGCGCCACATGGATGGGCGCAAGCCGGGTGAGCCCCCCTATACGCTCATCGACTACTTCCCCCAGGACATGCTCTGCATCATCGACGAGTCCCACGTCACGGTGCCCCAGATCCGTGGCATGCACGAGGGAGACCGCTCGCGCAAGGTGACCCTCGTCGACCATGGCTTTCGCCTGCCCTCGGCGCTCGACAACCGCCCCCTGCGCTACGACGAGTTCGAGGCGCGCATCCCCCAGTTCATCTACGTCTCGGCCACCCCGGGCGACTACGAGGAGTCCGTCACCCAGCAAGAGGTCGAGCAGATCATCCGCCCCACGGGGCTTCTCGACCCCAAGATCGAGATTCGCCCCGTCGAGGGGCAGATCGACGACCTCATCGACCGCATCAGGGAGCGCACGGCTCGAGGCGAGCGCGTGCTCGTGACCACGCTCACCAAGCGCATGGCCGAGGACCTCACCGACCACCTGCTCGACGCGGGCATCAAGGTCAACTACATGCACTCGGACACGGCCACGCTCGATCGCGTGGACATCATCCGCGACCTGCGCGAGGGCAAGATCGACGTGCTCGTGGGCATCAACCTTCTGCGCGAGGGCCTGGACATCCCCGAGGTCTCCCTCGTGGCCGTCCTGGACGCGGACAAGGAGGGGTTCCTGCGCAACCGCCGCTCCCTCATCCAGACCATGGGGCGCGCGGCCAGAAACGCCCAGGGCGAGGTCATCATGTACGCAGATTCGGTGACCGACTCCATGCGCCTGGCCATGGACGAGACCATGCGCCGCCGCCAGATCCAGGAGGCCTACAACCAGGAGCACGGCATCGTGCCGCGGACCATCAAGAAGTCGATCACGGATGTCGCGTCGTTCATCTCCGACGCCGACCGAACGCTCGAGGGTAAGACGCGCGACCGTCATGGCACCGGGAGCCACGGCGCGTTCGAGAGCCTGTCGGACACCGACGTCGCGGCCGACGCGCGCGAGGTGGCCGTGGAGCTCGCCAAGCTGCCGTCCGACGAGGTGCACCAGGTCATAGACGCCCTCGAGGAGGAGATGGCCGCTGCGTCCGAGAACATGGACTACGAGGCCGCCGCGCGCATCCGCGACCAGCTCGTCGAGCTCAAGACGCAGGTCGAGGGCGGGAGCGCCGAGGAGGTCATCGCGCGGCTCAAGACCGGCGCGCGCAAGGGCAGCGCCCATGCGACGCGTCGGCGCTACAAACCAAGAAAGAAGCACTAG
- a CDS encoding DUF2974 domain-containing protein gives MTKRDKRTEKDRGNLLDHLTHGFGDFAGADYESADNLFGYLAHEFEGFAERPLTDVDSLVLSCLSYYRLPDEARAARTHEGMPLHELFRADWFDQMTRGFWDPAGLVRLLACAVASPRFRDLRVSDYVEDFDGESEKQFAAVTLRLPSGDAYVSFRGTDNTIVGWKEDFNMVFRTGVPSQCAALAYLEEVGPTVEGELFLGGHSKGGNLAVYALSRCSDELAAHVARVFSHDGPGFMDEAFAGTTWEDRARLVSKTVPRSSLIGMLFEHEGGYTVVGSSMTGIMQHDPFSWIVEKGAFVCEEGLGRGAVFIDRGLNEWVSNMPTDQREEVVNLLFSVLYASGKDTFADLSENWQTTVPAMLEKLGSLEPEQRSRITGALSLLVRALLPDVDLSQMLSRFSPVAALAGKGDNGGEGA, from the coding sequence GTGACAAAGAGGGACAAGAGGACCGAGAAGGACCGGGGCAACCTGCTCGATCATCTCACGCATGGGTTCGGCGACTTTGCCGGCGCCGACTACGAGAGCGCCGACAACCTGTTCGGCTATCTCGCCCACGAGTTCGAGGGATTCGCCGAGCGCCCCCTGACGGACGTGGACAGCCTCGTGCTCTCCTGCCTGTCCTACTATCGCCTGCCCGACGAGGCCCGCGCGGCCCGCACCCACGAGGGGATGCCCCTGCACGAGCTCTTCCGCGCGGATTGGTTCGACCAGATGACGCGGGGCTTCTGGGATCCCGCGGGACTCGTGCGGCTCCTGGCCTGCGCGGTGGCGAGCCCTCGCTTTAGGGACCTTAGGGTCAGCGACTACGTCGAGGACTTCGACGGCGAGTCCGAAAAGCAGTTCGCCGCCGTGACGCTGCGTCTGCCCTCGGGTGACGCCTACGTCTCGTTTCGGGGCACCGACAACACGATCGTGGGCTGGAAGGAGGACTTCAACATGGTCTTCAGGACGGGGGTTCCCTCCCAGTGCGCGGCTCTGGCCTACCTCGAGGAGGTGGGGCCCACCGTGGAGGGGGAGCTCTTCCTCGGAGGCCACTCCAAGGGTGGCAACCTCGCCGTCTACGCGCTGTCTCGATGCTCGGACGAGCTGGCCGCGCACGTCGCGCGCGTCTTCTCGCACGACGGCCCCGGCTTCATGGACGAGGCCTTCGCGGGCACGACGTGGGAGGATCGCGCGCGCCTCGTCTCCAAGACGGTCCCACGCTCCTCGCTCATCGGGATGCTCTTCGAGCACGAGGGGGGCTACACCGTGGTGGGCTCGTCGATGACGGGCATCATGCAGCACGACCCGTTCTCGTGGATCGTGGAGAAGGGCGCCTTCGTGTGCGAGGAAGGCCTCGGCCGCGGCGCGGTCTTCATCGATCGCGGCCTCAACGAGTGGGTCTCGAACATGCCCACGGACCAGCGCGAGGAGGTCGTGAACCTGCTCTTCTCGGTGCTCTACGCGAGCGGGAAGGATACCTTCGCGGACCTCAGCGAGAACTGGCAGACCACGGTTCCCGCGATGCTCGAGAAGCTGGGATCCCTCGAGCCCGAGCAGCGCTCGCGCATCACGGGGGCGCTCTCCCTGCTCGTGCGGGCGCTTCTGCCTGACGTGGACCTCTCCCAGATGCTGTCCCGCTTCTCTCCGGTGGCCGCTCTGGCAGGGAAAGGGGACAATGGGGGCGAGGGCGCGTGA
- a CDS encoding PTS sugar transporter subunit IIB, giving the protein MAAKIVVACGSGVATSGMVATKVEKLLAAEGVEAQIVAVEIAGLDEALKDADAYIPVVRTETTYDVPTINGVAFLTGMNQEEELARLLEVVRNK; this is encoded by the coding sequence ATGGCAGCGAAGATTGTGGTGGCATGCGGCTCTGGGGTCGCGACGTCCGGGATGGTCGCGACCAAGGTGGAGAAGCTGCTGGCGGCAGAAGGCGTCGAGGCCCAGATCGTGGCCGTTGAGATCGCCGGTCTCGACGAGGCCCTGAAGGATGCGGACGCCTACATCCCCGTGGTCAGGACCGAGACGACCTACGACGTGCCCACTATCAACGGGGTGGCCTTTCTCACGGGCATGAACCAGGAGGAGGAGCTGGCTCGCCTGCTGGAGGTCGTGCGCAACAAGTAG
- a CDS encoding NAD(P)/FAD-dependent oxidoreductase encodes MLEVTGVRVALSELDGTDKHERSACKRALAKRLRVGADELAGVERRRRSIDARKRGSVHLTFTLRAGLVGGKAHERDLLGRLARAKADRGVSLVDEDEKAFDFPAPVARAVATRPVVVGAGCAGLFCALSLARAGLAPLLVERGDDAARRAEVVGQHNRTGALDVESNIQFGVGGAGTFSDGKLQTGTRSPAHRLILETFVDAGAPCEILWDAKPHIGSDVLPRVVDDLVRQIEAAGGEVRCRCRMVDLDVSGGRLRAVTLAQEDAGGCVREERVETDCAVLACGHSARDVFELLRDRRVALERKTFAMGVRIEHSQAAIDRALWGPAAGSPVLGAAPYKLSCHLDSGRSAFSFCMCPGGYVVSAASEVGGVCTNGMSLFGRDGANANAGLLANVFPTDLPGDDPLAGIELQRRCERAAFAAGGGAYVAPAQLVGDFLQGVASSAAGRVEPTYPRGVSWGAVDGCLPDYVSNTLRAAIPQMAHHLRGFDAADAVLTGVETRSSSPARVTRGEDGQSVATAGLWPVGEGAGYAGGIMSAATDGILCAEKIVESLAR; translated from the coding sequence ATGCTCGAGGTGACCGGAGTCCGCGTTGCCCTCTCCGAGCTCGACGGAACCGACAAGCACGAGCGGTCAGCGTGCAAGCGCGCCCTGGCCAAGCGCCTGCGCGTGGGAGCAGACGAGCTTGCGGGCGTGGAGAGACGCCGGCGCTCGATCGACGCCCGCAAGCGCGGCAGCGTCCACCTCACCTTCACGCTACGCGCGGGGCTCGTGGGCGGTAAGGCGCACGAGCGAGACCTCCTGGGCAGACTCGCGCGCGCAAAGGCCGACCGCGGCGTCAGCCTGGTGGACGAGGACGAGAAGGCCTTCGACTTTCCCGCCCCCGTGGCCCGCGCGGTTGCGACGCGGCCCGTCGTGGTGGGGGCCGGGTGCGCCGGACTCTTCTGCGCCCTCTCGCTCGCCCGCGCGGGTCTGGCGCCCCTGCTCGTGGAGCGCGGCGACGACGCGGCCCGACGCGCGGAGGTCGTGGGGCAGCACAACCGAACCGGCGCGCTCGACGTGGAGAGCAACATCCAGTTCGGCGTGGGCGGCGCGGGGACCTTCTCGGACGGCAAGCTCCAGACCGGCACCAGGAGCCCCGCCCACCGGCTCATCCTGGAGACCTTCGTGGACGCGGGCGCCCCGTGCGAGATCCTCTGGGACGCCAAGCCCCACATAGGCTCCGACGTGCTGCCGCGCGTGGTGGACGACCTCGTGCGTCAGATCGAGGCGGCGGGCGGAGAGGTGCGCTGCCGCTGCCGCATGGTCGACCTGGACGTCTCGGGGGGTCGCCTGCGCGCGGTGACGCTCGCGCAGGAGGACGCGGGCGGGTGCGTGCGCGAGGAGCGCGTGGAGACTGACTGCGCGGTCCTGGCCTGCGGCCACTCCGCGCGCGACGTCTTCGAGCTCCTGCGCGACCGCAGGGTGGCCCTGGAGCGCAAGACCTTTGCGATGGGCGTGCGCATCGAGCACTCCCAGGCCGCAATCGACCGCGCCCTGTGGGGCCCCGCAGCCGGGAGCCCCGTCCTGGGGGCGGCCCCCTACAAGCTCTCCTGTCACCTGGACTCGGGACGCAGCGCGTTCTCGTTTTGCATGTGCCCCGGCGGCTACGTAGTCAGTGCCGCCAGCGAGGTCGGCGGCGTCTGTACGAACGGCATGAGCCTCTTCGGGCGCGACGGCGCCAACGCCAACGCGGGCCTTCTGGCCAACGTGTTCCCCACCGACCTGCCGGGAGACGACCCGCTTGCGGGAATCGAGCTGCAGCGGCGCTGCGAGCGCGCGGCCTTTGCGGCCGGCGGCGGCGCCTACGTGGCCCCCGCCCAGCTCGTGGGCGACTTCCTGCAGGGCGTGGCCTCAAGCGCGGCAGGGCGCGTGGAGCCCACCTATCCCAGGGGCGTCTCGTGGGGCGCCGTCGACGGGTGCCTGCCGGACTACGTGAGCAATACCCTGCGCGCGGCGATTCCGCAGATGGCCCACCACCTGCGCGGCTTCGACGCGGCAGACGCCGTGCTCACCGGAGTGGAGACGCGCTCGAGCTCGCCGGCGCGCGTGACGCGCGGCGAGGACGGCCAGAGCGTCGCCACGGCCGGGCTGTGGCCCGTGGGCGAGGGCGCGGGCTACGCGGGCGGGATCATGAGCGCCGCCACCGACGGCATCCTATGTGCCGAGAAGATCGTAGAGAGCCTCGCGCGGTAG